The following coding sequences are from one Malaciobacter pacificus window:
- a CDS encoding cryptochrome/photolyase family protein: MKIFIIYPNQLFKDITKLKNKKVLLIEEPLFFTQYEFHIQKLVLHRASMKFYEEYLIKNGVIVEYFEDESYLGKYKNEEIFIYELFDNYLEKKIYTNFLNITTLKNPNFINPNDKNKFMHKFYINRRNELNIFMENGKPLHGKYSFDSENRKKLPKDIKVPPTLSYENKYITEAKEYCKKFKTVGVLNDDFYSPTTYDEASLQLEYFIKEKFELFGDYQDAITSDKSHHFLFHSNISSSLNIGLIDLNELIDKIINAPAPYNAKEGFIRQIIGWREFMLRIYQDSHVSLRNSNFFEFKNSMPKEILNASTGIAPLDDCVKKLKKSAYNHHIERLMILGNLFLLLEIKPNDVYEFFMRYYIDAYDWVMVGNVYGMSGFSDGGSITTKPYIASSNYIIKMSDYKKSESWCEIVDALYWRFLLVHSPKFEQNPRMKMQISLLKKMDEQKLSKHLLIANDFLRKLT; the protein is encoded by the coding sequence ATGAAAATATTTATAATTTATCCTAATCAACTATTCAAAGATATAACAAAATTAAAAAATAAAAAAGTACTTCTAATTGAAGAGCCTCTATTTTTTACTCAATATGAGTTTCATATACAAAAATTAGTACTGCATAGAGCTAGTATGAAATTTTATGAAGAGTATTTAATTAAAAATGGAGTTATAGTTGAATACTTTGAAGATGAGAGTTATTTAGGTAAATATAAAAATGAAGAGATTTTTATATATGAACTTTTTGATAATTATTTAGAAAAAAAAATTTATACAAACTTTTTAAATATAACTACACTAAAAAATCCAAACTTTATAAACCCAAATGATAAAAACAAGTTCATGCATAAGTTTTATATAAATAGAAGAAATGAACTAAATATATTTATGGAAAATGGCAAACCACTTCACGGAAAATATAGTTTTGATAGTGAAAACAGAAAGAAGCTACCAAAAGATATTAAAGTTCCCCCTACTTTGTCTTATGAAAACAAATATATCACTGAAGCCAAAGAATACTGTAAAAAGTTTAAAACAGTAGGTGTATTAAATGATGATTTTTACTCCCCTACTACTTATGATGAAGCATCACTTCAACTTGAATATTTTATAAAAGAGAAGTTTGAGTTATTTGGGGATTATCAAGATGCTATAACTAGCGATAAATCTCATCACTTTTTATTTCACTCAAATATCTCTTCTAGTTTAAATATAGGATTAATTGATTTAAATGAGCTAATAGACAAAATCATAAATGCCCCTGCTCCTTATAATGCAAAAGAAGGTTTCATAAGACAGATTATTGGTTGGAGAGAGTTTATGCTAAGAATCTATCAAGACTCTCATGTGAGTTTACGAAACTCCAATTTCTTTGAATTTAAAAACTCAATGCCAAAAGAGATATTAAATGCATCAACTGGTATTGCACCACTTGATGATTGTGTAAAAAAGCTTAAAAAAAGTGCTTATAATCATCATATAGAAAGACTTATGATACTTGGAAATCTTTTTTTACTACTTGAAATTAAACCAAATGATGTTTATGAATTTTTTATGAGATATTACATCGATGCATATGATTGGGTAATGGTAGGAAATGTGTATGGGATGAGTGGTTTTAGTGATGGTGGAAGTATTACTACAAAGCCTTATATTGCTAGTTCTAATTATATAATAAAGATGAGTGATTATAAAAAAAGTGAGAGTTGGTGTGAGATTGTAGATGCTTTATATTGGAGGTTTTTACTTGTGCATTCGCCAAAATTTGAACAAAATCCAAGAATGAAAATGCAAATAAGTTTACTAAAAAAAATGGATGAACAAAAGCTATCAAAACATCTTTTAATAGCAAATGATTTTTTAAGAAAATTAACTTAA
- a CDS encoding ATP-binding protein: MNKNKYDVICNTVDNGIIVLNKKLEVKFWNRWLEIRTKISADDIVGKTITDVYPNINGKKLLRKIVTALTLKSTTFYTSQVNENLIEIELNKVTDKVFKNMQQNITITPLDYDEELVIVYIYDTTLLSEINLKLKQQNEKIEEKNSQLNLLLNTTMEAIVLLRDKKIIDCNDTAVKFFGFKDKKEFINQGIEKLHLNCELLNTQTEKPIEIKLDLKKQTYALLNVKQTNFNNQICKIISLLDITELKNKEILLQEQSKLASMGEMLSNIAHQWRQPLSIVSVAASSTKIKQQLNQLDDDFLLNSMNKIVETTEHLSNTIEVFRQFLKDDKEKTNFNISENIDKNLSIIESVLIENKIKIIKEYEDIFITNYYNEFSQVIMNILTNAKDAFITNHRDEQIIIIKLEKVNNSIVISILDNAGGIKDSIINRVFEPYFTTKHTYHGTGLGLYMSHKIIKDSMNGNISVSNKNFEFNNKHYKGACFQIEFKQEE; encoded by the coding sequence ATGAATAAGAACAAATATGATGTAATATGTAATACTGTTGATAATGGGATAATAGTATTAAATAAAAAACTTGAAGTAAAATTTTGGAATAGATGGTTAGAGATTAGAACAAAAATTAGTGCTGATGATATAGTTGGTAAAACTATTACAGATGTTTACCCAAATATCAATGGAAAAAAACTTCTAAGAAAAATTGTTACAGCTTTAACATTAAAATCAACTACTTTTTATACATCTCAAGTAAATGAAAATTTAATCGAAATAGAATTAAATAAAGTAACTGACAAAGTTTTCAAAAATATGCAACAAAATATTACTATAACTCCTTTAGATTATGACGAAGAGTTGGTAATAGTTTATATTTATGATACAACTTTATTATCAGAAATAAACTTGAAACTAAAACAACAAAATGAGAAAATTGAAGAAAAAAACAGTCAATTAAATCTGCTTTTAAATACAACTATGGAAGCTATTGTTTTATTAAGAGATAAAAAAATTATTGATTGTAATGATACAGCAGTTAAATTTTTTGGTTTTAAAGATAAAAAAGAGTTTATTAATCAAGGAATTGAAAAACTTCATTTAAATTGTGAACTTTTAAACACACAAACTGAAAAGCCAATTGAAATAAAGTTGGATTTAAAAAAACAAACCTATGCACTTTTAAATGTTAAACAAACAAATTTTAATAATCAAATATGCAAAATTATTTCACTATTAGATATAACTGAACTAAAAAACAAGGAAATTTTACTACAAGAACAAAGTAAATTAGCATCAATGGGTGAAATGTTAAGCAATATCGCCCACCAATGGAGACAACCATTAAGTATAGTATCTGTTGCAGCTTCAAGTACTAAAATAAAACAACAACTCAATCAACTTGATGATGATTTTTTATTAAATTCAATGAATAAAATTGTAGAAACAACTGAACATTTATCTAACACAATAGAAGTTTTCAGACAATTTTTAAAAGATGATAAAGAAAAAACAAACTTTAATATTTCTGAAAATATTGATAAAAATTTATCAATAATTGAATCTGTTTTAATTGAAAATAAAATTAAGATAATAAAAGAGTATGAAGATATTTTTATCACAAATTACTATAATGAATTTAGCCAAGTTATTATGAATATTTTAACTAATGCAAAAGATGCATTTATTACAAATCATAGAGACGAACAAATTATTATTATAAAACTAGAAAAAGTAAATAATAGTATAGTTATTTCGATACTAGACAATGCAGGGGGAATTAAAGACTCTATAATTAATAGAGTTTTTGAACCTTATTTCACAACAAAACACACTTATCATGGTACGGGATTAGGTTTATACATGTCCCATAAAATAATTAAAGATAGTATGAATGGTAATATTTCAGTATCAAACAAAAATTTCGAATTTAATAATAAACATTATAAGGGAGCTTGTTTTCAAATAGAATTTAAACAAGAAGAGTAA
- a CDS encoding chemotaxis protein CheX encodes MNLEISLTEDEIDCLQELMNIAYGSATAAIADIFDAFATLTIPRIKILNLSELKNYLKDELDLESEHFVSLQEINGSLNGENMFVIDRESATNVALKFGLDDDEINDLEISDIILEITNILSSSTIGKLAEDIQSNVSFSPPSIKLINSVDDLNNDFINNYEKVIIISTRLIFEDLNIDGELLILTTDNSILLIKEKLNNIIDSF; translated from the coding sequence ATGAATTTAGAAATAAGTTTAACTGAAGATGAAATAGATTGTTTACAAGAACTAATGAATATAGCATATGGTTCAGCAACAGCAGCAATTGCAGATATTTTTGATGCTTTTGCAACATTAACTATTCCTAGAATCAAAATTTTAAATCTTAGTGAACTAAAAAATTATCTAAAAGATGAACTTGATTTAGAATCTGAGCACTTTGTCTCACTACAAGAAATCAATGGTTCATTAAATGGTGAAAATATGTTTGTAATAGATAGAGAATCTGCTACTAATGTTGCCCTTAAATTTGGTTTAGATGATGATGAAATTAATGATTTAGAAATATCAGATATTATATTAGAAATAACAAATATCTTATCATCTTCAACTATTGGTAAACTAGCGGAAGATATACAAAGTAATGTATCATTTTCTCCACCAAGTATAAAACTTATAAATAGCGTAGATGACTTAAATAATGATTTTATTAATAATTACGAAAAGGTTATTATTATTTCAACAAGATTAATTTTTGAAGATTTAAATATAGATGGAGAACTTCTTATTTTAACTACTGATAACTCTATTTTATTAATAAAAGAAAAACTAAACAATATAATCGATAGCTTTTAA
- a CDS encoding response regulator, translated as MKILITDDTKIARKMVIKTLNEILDKKDFEIIEACNGKEAVESYQLYKPNLTFLDLTMPVMDGFEALEKIKEIDENATVIIISADIQKNSIEKARELGATSFIKKPIDAAKLNQIIEKI; from the coding sequence ATGAAGATTTTAATTACAGATGATACAAAGATAGCAAGGAAAATGGTAATAAAAACATTAAATGAAATTTTAGACAAAAAAGATTTTGAAATAATTGAAGCTTGTAATGGAAAAGAGGCTGTAGAATCTTATCAATTATATAAACCGAATTTAACTTTTTTAGACTTAACAATGCCTGTAATGGATGGATTTGAAGCTTTGGAAAAAATCAAAGAAATTGATGAAAACGCTACAGTTATAATAATATCAGCTGATATTCAAAAAAACTCTATAGAAAAAGCTAGAGAATTAGGTGCAACAAGCTTTATAAAAAAACCTATTGATGCAGCAAAATTGAATCAAATTATAGAAAAGATTTAA
- a CDS encoding AEC family transporter: protein MNLFFIILLKVFPIYINVILGFLSSKYLKVQRESVATLLIYILGPIVVFSATLSVKIDFAVAFLPIFLFIFCSIIAFSALAIFKNHWNDPTGNILAFSAGTGNTGYFGIPLAIIFFPPWLADIYIFTVLASLLYESTTGFYVTAKGNFTVKEALKKMSRLPILYAFILGIALNLAGFEIPEVISSYTAQFKGAYGILGMMMLGMGLMGLKNSEGNFDIKFISITYFLKFIFWPLAILGVIYLDRTIFMLLNEDLYKVLFLFAIVPLAGNTVTLAVLLNAKPEKASLAVFLSTVVSVITIPLFIYLYGGF from the coding sequence ATGAATCTATTTTTTATAATACTTTTAAAAGTATTTCCAATATATATAAATGTAATATTAGGTTTCTTATCTTCAAAATATTTAAAAGTACAAAGAGAATCAGTTGCAACTTTACTTATATATATTTTAGGACCAATTGTAGTTTTCTCTGCAACACTTAGTGTTAAGATTGATTTTGCAGTTGCTTTTTTACCAATTTTTTTATTTATATTTTGTTCAATCATTGCTTTTTCAGCCCTAGCTATATTTAAAAATCATTGGAATGATCCAACAGGAAATATATTAGCTTTTAGTGCAGGTACGGGAAATACTGGATATTTTGGTATTCCTTTAGCTATTATCTTTTTCCCACCTTGGCTTGCTGATATTTATATTTTTACTGTTTTAGCTTCACTTTTATATGAAAGTACAACAGGATTTTATGTAACAGCAAAGGGAAATTTCACAGTAAAAGAAGCTTTAAAAAAGATGTCAAGACTTCCTATTTTATATGCATTTATTTTAGGAATTGCCCTAAATTTAGCAGGCTTTGAAATACCTGAAGTTATTAGTTCATATACTGCACAATTTAAAGGTGCATATGGAATTTTAGGAATGATGATGCTTGGTATGGGACTTATGGGTCTTAAAAACTCTGAAGGAAACTTTGATATTAAATTTATTAGTATTACATACTTCTTAAAGTTTATCTTCTGGCCATTGGCAATTTTAGGAGTAATTTATTTAGATAGAACTATTTTTATGCTTTTAAATGAAGATTTATATAAAGTGTTATTTTTATTTGCAATTGTTCCATTAGCGGGAAATACAGTTACTTTAGCAGTTTTACTAAATGCAAAACCAGAAAAAGCTAGTTTAGCTGTATTTTTAAGTACGGTTGTATCAGTTATTACTATACCACTATTTATCTATTTATATGGTGGGTTTTAG
- a CDS encoding EAL domain-containing protein: protein MNCKCKDIFYISEQKSKIHFISQVNELILKSSKILNKLGISFENNGNIISFDFKNPREFFQENIDCLSYSYNDLEKDEIKIFIENENNKLSLTNILQTKPLSRYLNFISDKNFFDIIENSSLTAHFQPIIDIKTNEIFAYESLIRGVKANGELMYPDELFMKSARNDMNFRLDKLCRETALKTTAVKKINAKVFINFLPTSIYDPEFCLNSTVKWAKQLEFDPKNIVFEVVETQNVKDKEHLKTILNYYRSKGFLIALDDVGEGYSSLNMIIDIKPDIIKVDRNIISNINKDTMKKSIYKALHTICRENDIKLLAEGIENPYELETVKEIGVDYAQGYYFAKPTSEIIRKINI, encoded by the coding sequence ATGAATTGTAAATGCAAGGATATATTTTATATAAGTGAACAGAAAAGTAAAATCCATTTTATTTCTCAAGTTAATGAATTAATATTAAAATCATCAAAAATTTTAAATAAATTAGGTATATCTTTTGAAAACAATGGAAATATAATTAGTTTTGATTTTAAAAATCCTAGAGAGTTTTTTCAAGAAAATATTGATTGTTTAAGTTATAGTTATAATGATTTAGAAAAGGATGAAATTAAAATTTTTATTGAGAATGAAAACAATAAATTAAGTTTAACTAATATTTTACAAACTAAACCTTTAAGTAGATATTTAAACTTTATCAGTGATAAAAACTTCTTTGACATTATAGAAAATAGCAGTTTAACTGCACATTTTCAGCCTATAATTGATATTAAAACAAATGAAATTTTTGCTTATGAATCATTAATTCGTGGAGTTAAAGCAAATGGTGAATTAATGTATCCTGATGAACTCTTTATGAAATCAGCTAGGAATGATATGAATTTTAGACTTGATAAGCTGTGTAGAGAAACTGCTCTTAAAACAACTGCTGTTAAAAAAATTAATGCTAAAGTATTTATTAATTTTTTGCCAACTTCAATATATGATCCAGAGTTTTGTTTAAACTCAACTGTAAAGTGGGCTAAGCAATTGGAGTTTGATCCTAAAAATATAGTTTTTGAAGTTGTTGAAACTCAAAATGTAAAAGATAAAGAACACTTAAAAACTATATTAAATTATTATCGTTCTAAAGGCTTTTTAATAGCACTTGATGATGTAGGAGAAGGATACTCTTCACTAAATATGATTATTGATATAAAGCCTGATATTATCAAAGTAGATAGAAATATAATAAGTAATATAAATAAAGATACTATGAAAAAATCTATTTATAAAGCACTTCATACAATTTGTAGAGAAAATGATATTAAGCTCTTAGCAGAAGGGATAGAAAATCCTTATGAACTTGAAACAGTAAAAGAGATTGGAGTAGATTATGCTCAAGGTTACTATTTTGCTAAACCTACTTCAGAAATTATTAGAAAGATAAATATCTAA
- a CDS encoding DUF3833 domain-containing protein codes for MKNLLLIISLIFIFTGCSNMKIEDFNNTKPEFIPQEYFNGKLRAYGLVKNRSGEIIRTFKGTMVGSWDKNGIGTLDEYFIYDDGEEMKRVWTLKPNGEKTFIATADDIIGESPMIANGNTVMLDYIMRTPYKDGTIDLSVRDWLHLQDDGVIINHSKMKKFGFVVGELVITIIKD; via the coding sequence ATGAAAAACTTACTTTTGATAATCAGTTTAATATTTATATTTACAGGATGTAGTAACATGAAAATAGAAGATTTCAATAACACAAAACCAGAGTTTATTCCACAAGAGTACTTTAATGGAAAACTAAGAGCCTATGGATTAGTAAAAAATAGAAGTGGAGAGATTATTAGAACATTTAAAGGTACTATGGTTGGGTCTTGGGATAAAAATGGAATTGGCACACTTGATGAGTATTTTATATATGATGATGGTGAAGAAATGAAAAGAGTTTGGACTTTAAAGCCAAATGGAGAAAAAACATTTATAGCAACTGCTGATGATATAATTGGAGAAAGTCCAATGATAGCAAATGGTAATACTGTAATGTTAGATTATATCATGAGAACACCATACAAAGATGGAACTATTGATTTAAGTGTAAGAGATTGGCTACATCTACAAGATGATGGAGTTATCATAAATCACTCAAAAATGAAAAAGTTTGGATTTGTAGTTGGGGAGTTAGTTATAACAATTATTAAGGATTAA
- a CDS encoding SAM-dependent methyltransferase codes for MIKNIWNKYGHKFFSKIQIGKLKVTYSDGTVQTYGQKDLNEQIELHIINSKFFYRVALYGDIGFAESYIDGDFETSNLTKLIELALLNASYLGTTSDNEKNKLINLFPVFNKIKHSLRKNSKTNSRKNISAHYDLSNDFYKLMLDETMMYSSAVYTHKDETLYEAQKNKIERLANKLNVKEGSKVLEIGSGWGAMALHLANEKKCDVTTVTLSAEQKKLCEDRFKNHSVEDKIDILLKDYRDLDGKFDAIIAVEMFEAVGKEYFHIFFKKCQELLKPNGVLVLQVITMPDQRYKDYAKGTDFIQKYIFPGGHLPSVSKVLEITSKHTRFNLHHLEEFTEDYAKTLNVWHKNFEDKLDKVKNLGFDDYFIKMWRMYLNYCEAAFLTRNIGLHQFVFTRDQNIHLNRGLTA; via the coding sequence ATGATAAAAAATATATGGAATAAATATGGACATAAGTTTTTCTCAAAAATTCAAATAGGAAAGCTAAAGGTAACTTACAGCGATGGTACAGTTCAAACTTATGGACAAAAAGATTTAAATGAGCAAATAGAATTACATATCATAAATAGCAAGTTTTTTTACAGAGTTGCTCTTTATGGAGATATAGGTTTTGCAGAGAGTTATATAGATGGAGATTTTGAGACATCAAATCTTACAAAACTAATAGAGTTAGCACTATTAAATGCATCATATTTAGGAACAACTAGTGATAATGAAAAGAATAAACTAATAAATCTTTTTCCAGTTTTTAATAAAATAAAACACTCATTAAGAAAAAATTCAAAAACAAATTCAAGAAAAAATATTTCTGCACATTATGACTTATCAAATGATTTTTACAAACTAATGTTAGATGAAACTATGATGTATTCAAGTGCAGTTTATACACATAAAGATGAAACTTTATATGAAGCACAAAAAAACAAAATAGAAAGATTAGCTAATAAACTAAATGTTAAAGAAGGTTCAAAAGTACTTGAAATAGGTTCAGGTTGGGGAGCTATGGCACTGCATTTAGCAAATGAAAAAAAATGTGATGTAACAACTGTTACTTTAAGTGCTGAGCAAAAAAAGCTTTGTGAAGATAGATTTAAAAATCACAGTGTTGAAGATAAAATTGATATTTTATTAAAAGATTATAGAGATTTAGATGGTAAATTTGATGCAATAATTGCAGTTGAGATGTTTGAAGCTGTTGGAAAAGAGTATTTTCATATCTTCTTTAAAAAATGTCAAGAGTTACTAAAACCAAATGGTGTACTAGTTCTTCAAGTAATTACAATGCCAGATCAAAGATATAAAGATTATGCAAAAGGAACTGACTTTATTCAAAAATATATTTTCCCAGGAGGTCATCTGCCTTCAGTTTCAAAAGTTTTAGAAATTACATCTAAACATACAAGATTTAATCTTCATCATTTAGAAGAGTTTACTGAAGATTATGCAAAAACATTAAATGTTTGGCATAAAAATTTTGAAGATAAACTTGATAAAGTAAAGAACTTAGGTTTTGATGATTATTTTATAAAAATGTGGAGAATGTATCTAAACTACTGTGAAGCAGCATTTTTAACAAGGAACATAGGACTTCATCAATTTGTATTTACAAGGGATCAAAATATTCATCTAAATAGAGGCTTAACAGCATGA
- a CDS encoding DUF1365 domain-containing protein: MNSHKLYEGEIFHKRFHPKTNKFKYKFYFLDINVHKLSSLKNRYFSQNRFNLFSFNTKDHFGKSDDFTKNAYELIEKLGLEEPDELRFVTLPRVLNFVFNPISVLILINNYKITNILAEVHNYNGGRVIYPIKLEENNNKYKGRVKKDMYVSPYFKTEGIYEFELKYNQHNFDIKIDLYEDDIYKLTAQMRLQSMDFNQSNSLKIFFKYLPTNFLVVTRTYFQAIKLFIKGLKIYSPRDIDKVRRY, encoded by the coding sequence ATGAATTCCCATAAATTATATGAAGGAGAAATTTTTCATAAAAGGTTTCATCCTAAAACAAATAAGTTTAAATACAAATTCTATTTTTTAGATATAAATGTTCATAAATTATCATCTTTAAAAAATAGATATTTTTCCCAAAATAGATTTAACTTATTTTCATTTAATACAAAAGACCACTTTGGAAAATCCGATGATTTTACTAAAAATGCTTATGAATTAATTGAGAAGCTTGGATTAGAAGAACCTGATGAATTAAGATTTGTAACACTTCCTAGAGTATTGAATTTTGTTTTCAACCCAATAAGTGTTTTAATATTAATTAATAATTATAAAATCACTAATATTTTAGCTGAAGTACACAATTACAATGGTGGAAGAGTTATATATCCTATTAAATTAGAAGAAAATAATAATAAATATAAAGGAAGAGTAAAAAAAGACATGTATGTATCTCCATATTTTAAAACTGAAGGTATTTATGAATTTGAACTTAAATACAATCAACACAATTTTGATATAAAAATCGATCTTTATGAAGATGATATTTATAAATTAACAGCGCAAATGAGACTTCAAAGCATGGACTTTAATCAATCAAATAGTTTGAAAATATTTTTTAAATATCTACCTACAAATTTTTTAGTAGTTACAAGAACATATTTTCAAGCTATTAAGCTTTTTATAAAAGGGTTAAAAATTTACTCGCCAAGAGATATTGATAAAGTTAGGAGGTATTAA
- a CDS encoding NAD(P)/FAD-dependent oxidoreductase produces the protein MKIAVLGAGISGLGSAYILSQKHQVDVYERQNRLGGHARTTILEEDNKKFGVDTGFLVFNYATYPLLTKLFEQLDVKIENSDMSFGFWDKDKNIAYNGQSLGGMFFQKRNLLNLVHYKMIKDILTFNEKANADLVNNSKDLDLNLGEYIEGFGQAFKDRYILPMGGAIWSTPTDEMNKFPARTFLTFFKNHGLLGVDTHHQWLTVSNGSINYVNKIKEHIKGNIYLNSDVIKVRRLEDKVILIHEDGKESTYDKVVFAMHAPDALKMIENPTLQEVEILSAFKYKENRAVLHNDTSILYPNKKIYAAWNYTTSSENKNAVTLTYWINTLQNLKTKKEYFVTLNEPSNINKKIEDITYEHPQFTRLAIKSQKRKDEICGKNNSYFAGAYWRYGFHEDGLFSANELAKKLGCEL, from the coding sequence ATGAAAATTGCAGTATTAGGTGCAGGAATTAGTGGCTTAGGAAGTGCTTATATTCTAAGTCAAAAACATCAAGTTGATGTATATGAAAGACAGAACAGACTTGGTGGTCATGCACGAACAACTATTTTAGAAGAGGATAATAAAAAATTTGGAGTTGATACAGGTTTTTTAGTATTTAATTATGCAACTTATCCTTTACTTACAAAACTATTTGAACAACTTGATGTAAAAATAGAAAACTCTGATATGAGTTTTGGTTTTTGGGACAAAGATAAAAATATAGCATACAATGGTCAATCTTTAGGTGGTATGTTTTTTCAAAAAAGAAACTTACTAAATCTTGTTCACTATAAAATGATAAAAGATATTTTAACTTTCAATGAAAAAGCAAATGCAGATTTAGTAAACAACTCAAAGGATTTAGACTTAAACCTAGGTGAATATATTGAAGGTTTTGGACAAGCTTTTAAAGATAGATATATTCTGCCTATGGGTGGGGCTATTTGGTCAACTCCAACAGATGAGATGAATAAATTTCCAGCTAGAACTTTTTTAACTTTTTTTAAAAATCATGGTTTACTTGGAGTAGATACTCATCACCAATGGCTTACTGTATCAAATGGAAGTATTAATTATGTAAATAAAATCAAAGAGCATATCAAAGGAAATATATATTTAAATAGTGATGTTATAAAAGTTAGAAGACTAGAAGATAAAGTAATACTTATTCATGAGGATGGGAAAGAATCAACTTATGATAAAGTAGTATTTGCAATGCATGCACCTGATGCTTTAAAAATGATAGAAAACCCTACTTTACAAGAAGTTGAAATATTAAGTGCTTTTAAATATAAAGAAAACCGTGCAGTACTTCATAATGATACTTCAATTTTATATCCAAATAAAAAAATTTATGCAGCATGGAACTATACAACTTCAAGTGAAAACAAAAATGCTGTAACTTTAACATATTGGATAAACACACTACAAAATCTTAAAACAAAAAAAGAGTATTTTGTAACACTAAATGAACCAAGTAATATTAATAAAAAAATAGAAGACATCACTTATGAACATCCACAATTTACAAGATTAGCAATAAAATCACAAAAAAGAAAAGATGAAATCTGTGGTAAAAACAATAGCTATTTTGCAGGGGCTTATTGGAGATATGGATTCCATGAAGATGGACTTTTTAGCGCAAATGAACTAGCTAAAAAATTAGGGTGTGAGCTATGA
- a CDS encoding lipocalin family protein: MKFLIFIIMSLSTLNANTSLIDIKKFSGLWYEIARIDNSFQTSCVASSVEYILEDDKYDVYNRCFDSTFDGKLIEYNGSATLENNRLKMRYFLFFTAQYNIEYTNNYKTALVVNDDYSNAWIMSRTPSIDKKELNKILKLIENKIDKSKLIFTKLHPKGKYK; the protein is encoded by the coding sequence GTGAAATTTTTAATATTTATAATTATGTCTTTATCAACACTAAACGCAAATACCTCTTTAATTGATATAAAAAAATTTTCAGGTCTTTGGTATGAAATAGCAAGAATTGACAACTCTTTTCAAACATCTTGCGTAGCATCTTCTGTTGAGTACATTTTAGAAGATGATAAATATGATGTTTATAATAGATGTTTTGATTCTACTTTTGATGGGAAACTCATAGAATACAATGGTTCAGCAACACTTGAAAATAATAGATTAAAAATGAGATATTTTCTTTTTTTTACAGCACAATATAATATAGAATATACAAACAATTATAAAACTGCACTTGTTGTAAATGATGATTACTCAAACGCTTGGATTATGAGTAGAACACCAAGTATTGACAAAAAAGAATTAAACAAAATTTTAAAACTAATAGAAAACAAAATTGATAAATCAAAGCTTATTTTTACAAAATTACATCCAAAAGGAAAATATAAATGA